The Malus sylvestris chromosome 3, drMalSylv7.2, whole genome shotgun sequence genomic sequence cacacacacacacacacacacatatacggTTTCCAGAAACGTTTTTATATAGAATTATGCTTTGCTTGCCATGTCGTAAATAAGTTACATTTTAAATATTGCAATGTTACACTTGTGAATTGTAATGTGTGATGCTAAGGAGACTCAGGTAAGCTTCTGGTGAGTATTAGGTGATTGAATGGATTGTATTGCATTGGTATGCATACATTTATTTAGAGCTCATCATGGTTGCACCCTGGTATTAGTGCTCCCGCCTGGGGCCAGggctagccttcacgtgattgttcacctcTTGCACagcatgctcaccttggatccaagtttggtgccagcctgtcgtacagaccataataggtggttccaactcgtaggtgacccgcgatttatcgcacaaccttcacttgatcgtagcacttgagtgtacatatttacacccagcatgtcgtacaggtcacactaGGTGACTCCAACTCATGTGCTAGCCTAAATTGATGAGTTATAGatccagtcgtacaggtcacgcaAGGTGACTCCAACTGGCATACTATTTTATATTAGTTGCACATCTGGTTTACATCTTTTAGTGCTGAAATATTATAACATGGCATATCTCAGTTTTCGCTGGTCTTGCGCATTAGTTTTCATACCTACGTAGTAgtatttttctggaaactatactgGTTTTACAgagaggggttattatgttcataAAGATAAATACGTTTTCAAACGCTTTggttttgcccactcacccttctgttttgcacccctccaggttctaggtaGCTATTTATCTTTGGTGACTCACAAGGACAACTTGGCTGTTCTGACATTCTATTAAATAATGTAGGGATCCTCTCTCGGTTTGTATAATTAGTGTTTAGTTAGTTCGACTGCACTTTCGTGTTACCTATGCTCTGATAGGTGTGTATTACATACTTGATCACTTTCACACACTTATATAATATCTCAGGTTAAATaagtttagttttggtttttatttattcacattttcttattattattatcactTCTGCTGTGCACTTGGCAacatcaccctcacgtgacggccattaTGCATCGActccggtcggggtgtgtcatagattaagtgtgaaaattgaccatatatatatatattttttttttttgaaaatgctAGGGCCACATTTTGTAGACCACATCTAAACTATCTATCTAATACAGGTGCTACTTACTTTTATTAGAGAGATGGTGGGTtaatcaatttcacttgaattaaaactcatcttcataTGCACGTGGAGCAATTTTCTCAACTGCCTGTAATCAATCGAGTACTTCGCATGTTATAAAATATTGGAGGGGACACGAAAAGATATATAATTTCCATCACATTATTATGACATGTAAAATACCGCTTGAATACTCGATACTTGGAAAAATATCTCTATATACGTATCTGACAGGTTGTCATGATATTATCAGAGTTTTGATGCAACTGCAGGTAGGCATTGACGTTGTTAGTCAACTCAGTGATTGCCTGCCTAATTGGTAATGGTCTGGGACCTCCTCTAATAAATTCTACAGTCTAAGATACCaagttggaagaaaaaaaagaataaaaaaaagagacCATTATTAACCATGGCAGccgcctatatatatatatatatatatataaaaccaatTACACTCTCTTCTAACTTCCTGATTTTTCCGACATATATAAAATTGGAAAAGCTCTCATGGCTTCCGTATTGCTACTACTTGTACTCTTGATGCCTGCCCTGGAAATAACAGGTCACACTTAATTTAATGCCTCTGTCTATAGTCTGCAATTATATTGACATAAACACTAACAGCATATATATAGTCGTTTTGAAATTATGGCCGGCTTAGATAGTTAATCAAAACTGTTTCTAGCTTAACTGGTTATACTGATGTGATGGTTTTTCTTCAACCATTGTTTCCAAGATATATTTACATGTTTTAGTTTTACGTTTGATAACtacttggtttttttatttaatttttactttttgaacTTGAAATATAGAAAAAgcataagagcaagtccacccctaaggactttgtgccagcacctagcacatttatccactcaaatgaacagtaatagaccctaataaacagtaataggccaatgcatctccactcctaaaaaaaaatagcctagtcaattttattaaaatattattattttttattataaacactttcttcttcttcctccttcaacTCCTCTGACTGTCTTTGGTCCCCACGATGCGCCAATTCCTTCACTCCCCATCGCCATAGCCCGCAGCTAGTCCTCAGCCAGCAGCCGCTTCCCCCACCCTCTCGCCGCCgcctccaccaccaccgccttctctctcctcctcttcctcctggTCTGCTTTCGAAAAATCACCCAGAAACAGACTGCCCCGGAATCCAACTCCAAGCCCCCCCACCGGTACTCCTACTCCGTCCTCCGCCGAGCGACCGACTCGTTCTCTTCGACACACCGATTCGGCCAAGGCGGCTCCAGGTCCGTGTTCTTCGGCATAATCCCACACACCCGCCAAGACGTCGTCGTCAAGCTCGTGGACTCCGGGTTGCTCCAGCGCGAGCTCAAATTCCAGAACGAGCTCCAGAGCGATCACCGCTCGTTGTCTCGGTGCTCGGATTCTCCTTCGACGCCATGCTGACGTCAGATAGGCCAGTCCCAAGGTCTGTCGATTTTAGGCCGGCCTGTGGactggcttgggctgggtgccagtcgATTTCACGGGATGGAGTGAATTGACAGGGTGCCAGCCTGGTTTTTTTACTGGGTGCTGGGCTATTCCACCtccggtggaactgctctaaagAAGAAAGCGGGGGAGAAGGGTGGTgagagaaagggaaaaaaaatataaaagaaaaacgaataaaaaaatattgaagtgaAATCAACTTGAAAtagtattttgttttgttttggatttAGTTAGTACGCCCTATCTTATAATTTATCATAACTGTTTTCTAAGCTTGGTCAGAACAAAAATTCTAAACTCTTATGTTTATGAATTCAAACAATTGAATTGGTCCGTGGATATTTATAGATTCTGatttttgtctaattttcaattttatttttcttttaccaACCTTCATCCACTCTTCCCCATttccaattttcaattttatttctcttttaccAACCTTCATCTACTCTTCTTCGTTTTTCATTTCACCATATACCTTCCTTATATTtcaagtgtaaaaaatataaactaaaagctaaaaatcaaatggttatCAAATAAACGTCAAATAATTATATTTCTACAAACCATTGAAATGCCATGCAGCGAAGAAAAGAGTCTTGTTTGGCTCGATCTTCTGTTACTCTTTCGTTAGTGATGTTCTAATTGTGAAATAACTTAAGTTAGATGAAGTTGTAGCTGTGAAGTTTAACAACCCAAAAATCACCACAACCCAAAATATTTCTTATAGGAAATTCGAGTTTTTCCTTCCACAACGCAAAAATCACCACATTTTGATTCAAATGTCATCTACTTATTTCAGGTGCAAAATCTGTTGGTGTTTGCTATGGACGAAATGGCGACAATTTACCAGCTGAAGGAGAAGTGGTCGACTTGTTCAAAAGCAGTGGCATCGGACGGATGCGGATGTATGAACCAAATGAAGCAACCTTCCAAGCCCTAAGAGGTTCCAAAATAGAACTCACTGTAACCATCCTCAACAACGAGCTTACAGCCCTCAATGATGCTACTGCTGCAACTGCCTGGGTCCAGAAAAACGTACAACCCTATTCAGCCGATGTCCGATTCAAATACATCGCTGTTGGAAACGAAGTACACCCTGGTACTGCAGAGGCCGGGTTTCTCCTTCCTGCCATCCAAAACATCCACAGTGCAATTGTAGCGGCCAATCTCCAAGGCGAAATCAAAGTCTCAACAGCAATTGACACAACTCTTGTGACCAACGCCTACCCTCCCTCAGATGGAATATATACTGACGCTGCAAATCCATTCATAACACCAATCATCAATTTCCTCGTCAGCAATGGGGCCCCACTCCTTGTCAA encodes the following:
- the LOC126615052 gene encoding glucan endo-1,3-beta-glucosidase-like, whose product is MASVLLLLVLLMPALEITGAKSVGVCYGRNGDNLPAEGEVVDLFKSSGIGRMRMYEPNEATFQALRGSKIELTVTILNNELTALNDATAATAWVQKNVQPYSADVRFKYIAVGNEVHPGTAEAGFLLPAIQNIHSAIVAANLQGEIKVSTAIDTTLVTNAYPPSDGIYTDAANPFITPIINFLVSNGAPLLVNVYPYFSYNADPNNTDLDYALFTSKGVVVPDGTRYPSLFDALLDAQYSALEKAGAPNIEIVVSESGWPSEGGNQATAQNAATFYQNLISHVTSTTGTPKRPGRAIETYLFALFDENLKGPELEKHFGVLSPNKQPKYQLDHLRIKGVKKSCLKYVNL